In a genomic window of Diabrotica undecimpunctata isolate CICGRU chromosome 2, icDiaUnde3, whole genome shotgun sequence:
- the LOC140433926 gene encoding uncharacterized protein, translating into MIKSELHTCQEKGRTVDFIWIPSHVGIPGNEGAALSARSAVSSADSEIILKCGPVYIKAKILEVWHNEWHISASKLRQIKDTVKGTKPLYKNCHEQSVVNRLRLGHTRLTHSYLFSKCNPPICERCNSTLTVKHIFECDKFKHQQSLYNIDSNLSVVLGQNGYSKNLIDYLKAIDVFHRI; encoded by the coding sequence ATGATCAAATCAGAACTTCACACatgtcaagaaaaaggaagaacaGTAGACTTCATATGGATTCCTTCTCATGTGGGTATCCCCGGAAATGAAGGAGCAGCCTTAAGTGCGCGTAGTGCAGTGTCTAGTGCGGACTCAGAAATAATATTAAAGTGCGGTCCAGTTTATATTAAGGCAAAAATCTTAGAAGTCTGGCATAACGAATGGCACATATCAGCGTCTAAACTACGACAAATTAAAGACACAGTTAAAGGAACTAAACCTTTGTACAAAAATTGCCATGAACAGAGTGTAGTTAACCGATTACGATTAGGCCATACTAGACTCACACACTCTTACCTTTTTTCAAAATGTAACCCACCAATATGCGAGCGCTGCAATTCAACCTTAACAGTAAAACATATCTTTGAATGTGACAAATTCAAACATCAACAATCTCTTTATAATATAGATTCAAATTTATCAGTTGTGTTAGGTCAAAATGGTTATTCAAAGAACTTAATAGATTATTTAAAAGCTATCGATGTGTTCCATAGGATTTAA